The proteins below come from a single Felis catus isolate Fca126 chromosome A1, F.catus_Fca126_mat1.0, whole genome shotgun sequence genomic window:
- the HMGXB3 gene encoding HMG domain-containing protein 3 isoform X1: MDASYDGTEVTVVMEEIEEAYCYTSPGPPKKKKKYKIHGEKAKKPRSAYLLYYYDIYLKVQQELPHLPQSEINKKISESWRLLSVAERSYYLEKAKLEKEGLDPNSKLSALTAVVPDIPGFRKILPRSDYIIIPKSSLQEDRNCPQLELCVAQNQISPKGPSLVSSAAPEAVPSHAGMAEQCLAVEALAEEVGALAQPGAVQEIATSEILSQDVLLEEASLEVGESHQPYQTSLVIEETLVNGSPDLPTGSLAMPHPQVGESMSVVTVMRDPSESSSSAPATQFIMLPLPAYSVVENPTSIKLTTTYTRRGHGTCTSPGCSFTYVTRHKPPKCPICGNFLGGKWIPKEKPAKVKVELAPGVSSKGSVVKRNQQPVTTEQNSSKENASKLTLENSEAVSQLLSVAPPREVGEENEWEEVIISDAHVLVKEAPGNRGTAATKTPVVKNGVPPEVSLGTTENDSPGPDIPPPAERTSTSSPLPAPKKPAGVDPLTPGLRAPELKGKARGKPSLLAAARPMRAILPAPSNVGRGNSMGLSRARQAFPLSDKTPSVRTCGLKPSTLKQLGQPIQQSSHSSEVKLTNGPGSRTSQVKVVEVKPDLFPPYKYSCTVTLDLGLATSRGRGKCKNPSCNYVYTNRHKPRICPSCGFNLAKDRTEKTTKALEVSSPLPDVLSATEPLSLAQREVQRQSTLQLLRKVLQIPENESELAEVFALIHELNSSRLILSNVSEETVTIEQTSWSNYYESPSTQCLLCSSPLFKGGQNSLAGPQECWLLTASRLQVVTAQVKMCLNPHCLALHSFTDIYAGLFNVGNKLLVSLDLLFAIRNQIKLGEDPRVSISTVLKSVQEQTEKTLTLEELSQLQELLCNGYWAFECLTVRDYNDMICGICGVAPKVEMAQRNEENVLALKSVEFTWPEFLGPSEVNVEDFWATMETEVIEQVAFPASIPITKFDASVIAPFFPPLMRGAVVVNTEKDKNLDVQPVPGHGSALVRLLHEGTCKLEEIGSYSEEELRHLLSQCGIPFGTEDSKEQLCFSLLALYESVQNGTRVRQPPPHLTGGKIYKVCPHQVICGSKYLVRGESARDHVDLLVSSRHWPPVYVVDMATPVALCADLCYPELTNQMWGRNQGCFSSPAEPPVSVSCPELLDQHYTVDVMEAEHSVQHPATKTAARHIVHIDTQSSLGDPSTGHHSSALCPELAPYAAILASIADSKPNSVRQRPIAFDNATHYYLYNRLMDFLTSREIVNRQIHDIVQSCQPGEVVIRDTLYRLGVAQIKTEAEEEGEEEEVAAVTV, translated from the exons AACTCTAAGCTCTCTGCACTGACTGCTGTGGTTCCGGACATCCCAGGTTTCCGCAAGATCCTCCCCCGCTCAGATTACATCATCATCCCCAAGAGCAGCCTACAGGAGGATCGGAACTGCCCTCAGCTAGAGCTTTGTGTGGCCCAGAACCAGATATCCCCTAAAGGGCCATCTCTTGTGTCCAGTGCTGCCCCGGAGGCAGTGCCCAGCCATGCAGGCATGGCAGAGCAGTGCCTGGCTGTGGAGGCCCTAGCTGAGGAGGTGGGAGCCCTTGCCCAGCCAGGTGCTGTACAAGAGATCGCTACCTCAGAGATCCTCAGCCAGGATGTGCTCCTGGAGGAGGCTTCCCTGGAGGTAGGAGAGAGCCACCAACCGTACCAGACAAGCCTGGTGATTGAAGAGACCTTAGTGAACGGCTCACCAGACCTCCCCACCGGAAGCCTGGCTATGCCCCACCCCCAGGTTGGGGAGAGCATGTCAGTGGTAACTGTCATGAGG GATCCCAGTGAGAGTAGCTCCTCTGCGCCAGCCACGCAGTTCATCATGTTGCCTCTTCCTGCCTACTCAGTTGTGGAGAACCCCACCTCCATCAAACTG ACCACTACATACACCCGCCGGGGCCATGGGACATGCACCAGCCCAGGTTGCTCCTTTACCTATGTCACCAGGCAcaaaccacccaagtgccctatcTGTGGTAACTTCCTAGGAGGGAAGTGGATCCCAAAG gaaaagccAGCCAAAGTCAAAGTGGAATTGGCTCCTGGTGTCTCCTCCAAAGGTTCGGTGGTTAAAAGAAATCAGCAGCCTGTCACCACTGAGCAAAACTCCTCTAAGGAAAATGCCTCCAAACTGACTCTGGAGAACTCAGAAGCTGTAAGCCAGCTCCTAAGTGTAGCTCCTCCGAGAGAAGTGGGTGAGGAGAATGAGTGGGAGGAAGTGATCATCTCAGATGCCCATGTTTTGGTCAAGGAAGCTCCTGGGAATCGTGGTACGGCAGCCACGAAGACGCCGGTGGTCAAGAACGGTGTGCCGCCTGAGGTCTCTCTGGGGACAACTGAGAATgacagtccaggaccagacatACCACCACCAGCTGAGAGGACCAGCACCTCCagtcctctccctgctcccaaaAAGCCTGCAGG agttgaCCCGCTCACCCCTGGGCTCAGAGCCCCTGAGCTTAAGGGCAAAGCTCGGGGCAAGCCCTCATTACTGGCTGCGGCAAGACCCATGAGAGCAATCCTCCCAGCCCCATCTAATGTGGGCCGAGGCAACAGCATGGGACTGTCCAGGGCCAGGCAGGCCTTTCCCCTGAGTG ATAAAACCCCCTCTGTGAGGACTTGTGGCCTGAAGCCAAGCACGCTGAAGCAGCTGGGCCAGCCAATCCAACAGTCATCACACAGCAGCGAAGTGAAG CTAACAAATGGCCCGGGCAGTCGGACGTCACAAGTAAAAGTTGTAGAAGTCAAGCCTGATCTGTTTCCTCCATACAAGTACAGCTGCACTGTAACGCTG gaTTTGGGCCTCGCTACTTCAAGAGGCCGGGGAAAGTGCAAGAATCCCTCTTGTAACTACGTCTACACCAACCGACATAAACCGCGGATTTGTCCCAGCTGTGGTTTTAACCTTGCTAAAGACCGGACTGAGAAAACCACCAAGGCTCTT GAGGTCAGCTCACCGCTCCCAGATGTGCTGAGTGCCACAGAGCCCCTGAGCCTGGCCCAGAGGGAGGTCCAGCGCCAGTCCACTCTGCAGCTGCTGCGCAAAGTCCTGCAGATTCCTGAGAACGAGTCTGAGCTGGCTGAGGTCTTCGCCTTGATTCACGAACTCAACAGCTCTCGACTCATTCTGTCCAACGTGAGTGAAGAGACGGTCACCATCGAGCAGACCTCTTGGTCGAATTATTATGAGTCTCCGTCCACGCAGTGCCTACTCTGTAGCAGCCCATTATTCAAAGGGGGACAAAA CTCCCTGGCCGGGCCCCAGGAGTGCTGGCTGCTGACAGCCAGCCGGCTACAGGTGGTGACTGCCCAGGTGAAGATGTGTCTGAACCCTCATTGTCTGGCCCTGCACAGCTTCACGGACATCTATGCAG GTCTCTTTAATGTGGGGAACAAGCTACTAGTGAGCCTGGACTTGCTCTTTGCAATCCGAAACCAGATCAAGTTGGGGGAGGACCCCAGAGTGTCCATCAGCACTGTTCTGAAGTCAGTGCAGGAGCAGACAG AAAAGACCCTGACCTTGGAGGAGCTGAGCCAGCTGCAGGAGCTGCTGTGCAATGGCTATTGGGCTTTCGAGTGCCTCACTGTCCGAGACTACAATGACATGATCTGTGGCATCTGTGGTGTGGCTCCCAAAGTGGAAATGGCCCAgaggaatgaagaaaatgtgttgGCACTGAAGAGTGTGGAA TTCACCTGGCCCGAGTTCTTGGGCCCTAGTGAGGTAAACGTGGAGGACTTTTGGGCCACAATGGAGACAGAGGTGATTGAGCAGGTGGCCTTCCCTGCCAGCATCCCTATCACCAAGTTTGATGCGTCTGTTATTGCCCCCTTCTTTCCACCGCTCATGAGAGGAGCTGTGGTCGTCaacactgagaaagacaaaaacctgGATGTGCAGCCAGTACCTG GCCATGGCAGTGCCTTGGTGAGGCTACTCCACGAGGGCACCTGCAAGCTTGAGGAGATTGGCTCCTACAGTGAGGAGGAGCTACGGCACTTGCTGAGTCAGTGTGGCATCCCCTTTGGGACAGAAGACTCCAAG GAACAGCTCTGCTTCTCCTTGTTGGCCCTCTATGAATCTGTACAGAATGGAACCAGAGTTAGACAGCCCCCACCTCATCTCACGGGGGGTAAAATCTACAAGGTGTGCCCCCATCAG GTGATCTGTGGCTCCAAGTATCTCGTGCGGGGCGAAAGTGCCCGCGACCATGTGGATCTGCTGGTCTCTTCCCGCCATTGGCCACCTGTCTACGTGGTAGACATGGCCACACCAGTGGCCCTGTGTGCTGACCTCTGCTACCCAGAGCTGACCAACCAGATGTGGGGGAGGAACCAGGGCTGCTTCTCTAGTCCTGCGGAGCCACCTGTG aGCGTATCCTGCCCAGAGCTCTTGGACCAGCATTATACTGTGGACGTGATGGAGGCTGAGCACTCCGTCCAGCACCCGGCCACCAAGACTGCCGCACGGCACATCGTCCATATAGACACACAGTCCAGTCTTGGTGACCCCAGTACTGGGCACCACTCTTCAGCCCTATGCCCTGAGTTAGCACCCTACGCAGCCATCCTGGCCTCCATTGCAGACAGCAAACCAAACAGTGTCCGCCAGCGGCCCATTGCCTTTGACAATGCCACCCACTATTACCTCTACAACCGCCTCATGGACTTCCTCACCAGCCGCGAAATCGTCAACCGGCAGATCCATGACATCGTGCAGAGCTGCCAGCCTGGCGAGGTGGTCATCCGCGACACCCTCTACCGCCTTGGGGTTGCTCAGATCAAGACAGAGGCTGAGgaagagggtgaggaagaggaggtggCTGCAGTGACAGTATAA
- the HMGXB3 gene encoding HMG domain-containing protein 3 isoform X3 — protein MDASYDGTEVTVVMEEIEEAYCYTSPGPPKKKKKYKIHGEKAKKPRSAYLLYYYDIYLKVQQELPHLPQSEINKKISESWRLLSVAERSYYLEKAKLEKEGLDPNSKLSALTAVVPDIPGFRKILPRSDYIIIPKSSLQEDRNCPQLELCVAQNQISPKGPSLVSSAAPEAVPSHAGMAEQCLAVEALAEEVGALAQPGAVQEIATSEILSQDVLLEEASLEVGESHQPYQTSLVIEETLVNGSPDLPTGSLAMPHPQVGESMSVVTVMRDPSESSSSAPATQFIMLPLPAYSVVENPTSIKLEKPAKVKVELAPGVSSKGSVVKRNQQPVTTEQNSSKENASKLTLENSEAVSQLLSVAPPREVGEENEWEEVIISDAHVLVKEAPGNRGTAATKTPVVKNGVPPEVSLGTTENDSPGPDIPPPAERTSTSSPLPAPKKPAGVDPLTPGLRAPELKGKARGKPSLLAAARPMRAILPAPSNVGRGNSMGLSRARQAFPLSDKTPSVRTCGLKPSTLKQLGQPIQQSSHSSEVKLTNGPGSRTSQVKVVEVKPDLFPPYKYSCTVTLDLGLATSRGRGKCKNPSCNYVYTNRHKPRICPSCGFNLAKDRTEKTTKALEVSSPLPDVLSATEPLSLAQREVQRQSTLQLLRKVLQIPENESELAEVFALIHELNSSRLILSNVSEETVTIEQTSWSNYYESPSTQCLLCSSPLFKGGQNSLAGPQECWLLTASRLQVVTAQVKMCLNPHCLALHSFTDIYAGLFNVGNKLLVSLDLLFAIRNQIKLGEDPRVSISTVLKSVQEQTEKTLTLEELSQLQELLCNGYWAFECLTVRDYNDMICGICGVAPKVEMAQRNEENVLALKSVEFTWPEFLGPSEVNVEDFWATMETEVIEQVAFPASIPITKFDASVIAPFFPPLMRGAVVVNTEKDKNLDVQPVPGHGSALVRLLHEGTCKLEEIGSYSEEELRHLLSQCGIPFGTEDSKEQLCFSLLALYESVQNGTRVRQPPPHLTGGKIYKVCPHQVICGSKYLVRGESARDHVDLLVSSRHWPPVYVVDMATPVALCADLCYPELTNQMWGRNQGCFSSPAEPPVSVSCPELLDQHYTVDVMEAEHSVQHPATKTAARHIVHIDTQSSLGDPSTGHHSSALCPELAPYAAILASIADSKPNSVRQRPIAFDNATHYYLYNRLMDFLTSREIVNRQIHDIVQSCQPGEVVIRDTLYRLGVAQIKTEAEEEGEEEEVAAVTV, from the exons AACTCTAAGCTCTCTGCACTGACTGCTGTGGTTCCGGACATCCCAGGTTTCCGCAAGATCCTCCCCCGCTCAGATTACATCATCATCCCCAAGAGCAGCCTACAGGAGGATCGGAACTGCCCTCAGCTAGAGCTTTGTGTGGCCCAGAACCAGATATCCCCTAAAGGGCCATCTCTTGTGTCCAGTGCTGCCCCGGAGGCAGTGCCCAGCCATGCAGGCATGGCAGAGCAGTGCCTGGCTGTGGAGGCCCTAGCTGAGGAGGTGGGAGCCCTTGCCCAGCCAGGTGCTGTACAAGAGATCGCTACCTCAGAGATCCTCAGCCAGGATGTGCTCCTGGAGGAGGCTTCCCTGGAGGTAGGAGAGAGCCACCAACCGTACCAGACAAGCCTGGTGATTGAAGAGACCTTAGTGAACGGCTCACCAGACCTCCCCACCGGAAGCCTGGCTATGCCCCACCCCCAGGTTGGGGAGAGCATGTCAGTGGTAACTGTCATGAGG GATCCCAGTGAGAGTAGCTCCTCTGCGCCAGCCACGCAGTTCATCATGTTGCCTCTTCCTGCCTACTCAGTTGTGGAGAACCCCACCTCCATCAAACTG gaaaagccAGCCAAAGTCAAAGTGGAATTGGCTCCTGGTGTCTCCTCCAAAGGTTCGGTGGTTAAAAGAAATCAGCAGCCTGTCACCACTGAGCAAAACTCCTCTAAGGAAAATGCCTCCAAACTGACTCTGGAGAACTCAGAAGCTGTAAGCCAGCTCCTAAGTGTAGCTCCTCCGAGAGAAGTGGGTGAGGAGAATGAGTGGGAGGAAGTGATCATCTCAGATGCCCATGTTTTGGTCAAGGAAGCTCCTGGGAATCGTGGTACGGCAGCCACGAAGACGCCGGTGGTCAAGAACGGTGTGCCGCCTGAGGTCTCTCTGGGGACAACTGAGAATgacagtccaggaccagacatACCACCACCAGCTGAGAGGACCAGCACCTCCagtcctctccctgctcccaaaAAGCCTGCAGG agttgaCCCGCTCACCCCTGGGCTCAGAGCCCCTGAGCTTAAGGGCAAAGCTCGGGGCAAGCCCTCATTACTGGCTGCGGCAAGACCCATGAGAGCAATCCTCCCAGCCCCATCTAATGTGGGCCGAGGCAACAGCATGGGACTGTCCAGGGCCAGGCAGGCCTTTCCCCTGAGTG ATAAAACCCCCTCTGTGAGGACTTGTGGCCTGAAGCCAAGCACGCTGAAGCAGCTGGGCCAGCCAATCCAACAGTCATCACACAGCAGCGAAGTGAAG CTAACAAATGGCCCGGGCAGTCGGACGTCACAAGTAAAAGTTGTAGAAGTCAAGCCTGATCTGTTTCCTCCATACAAGTACAGCTGCACTGTAACGCTG gaTTTGGGCCTCGCTACTTCAAGAGGCCGGGGAAAGTGCAAGAATCCCTCTTGTAACTACGTCTACACCAACCGACATAAACCGCGGATTTGTCCCAGCTGTGGTTTTAACCTTGCTAAAGACCGGACTGAGAAAACCACCAAGGCTCTT GAGGTCAGCTCACCGCTCCCAGATGTGCTGAGTGCCACAGAGCCCCTGAGCCTGGCCCAGAGGGAGGTCCAGCGCCAGTCCACTCTGCAGCTGCTGCGCAAAGTCCTGCAGATTCCTGAGAACGAGTCTGAGCTGGCTGAGGTCTTCGCCTTGATTCACGAACTCAACAGCTCTCGACTCATTCTGTCCAACGTGAGTGAAGAGACGGTCACCATCGAGCAGACCTCTTGGTCGAATTATTATGAGTCTCCGTCCACGCAGTGCCTACTCTGTAGCAGCCCATTATTCAAAGGGGGACAAAA CTCCCTGGCCGGGCCCCAGGAGTGCTGGCTGCTGACAGCCAGCCGGCTACAGGTGGTGACTGCCCAGGTGAAGATGTGTCTGAACCCTCATTGTCTGGCCCTGCACAGCTTCACGGACATCTATGCAG GTCTCTTTAATGTGGGGAACAAGCTACTAGTGAGCCTGGACTTGCTCTTTGCAATCCGAAACCAGATCAAGTTGGGGGAGGACCCCAGAGTGTCCATCAGCACTGTTCTGAAGTCAGTGCAGGAGCAGACAG AAAAGACCCTGACCTTGGAGGAGCTGAGCCAGCTGCAGGAGCTGCTGTGCAATGGCTATTGGGCTTTCGAGTGCCTCACTGTCCGAGACTACAATGACATGATCTGTGGCATCTGTGGTGTGGCTCCCAAAGTGGAAATGGCCCAgaggaatgaagaaaatgtgttgGCACTGAAGAGTGTGGAA TTCACCTGGCCCGAGTTCTTGGGCCCTAGTGAGGTAAACGTGGAGGACTTTTGGGCCACAATGGAGACAGAGGTGATTGAGCAGGTGGCCTTCCCTGCCAGCATCCCTATCACCAAGTTTGATGCGTCTGTTATTGCCCCCTTCTTTCCACCGCTCATGAGAGGAGCTGTGGTCGTCaacactgagaaagacaaaaacctgGATGTGCAGCCAGTACCTG GCCATGGCAGTGCCTTGGTGAGGCTACTCCACGAGGGCACCTGCAAGCTTGAGGAGATTGGCTCCTACAGTGAGGAGGAGCTACGGCACTTGCTGAGTCAGTGTGGCATCCCCTTTGGGACAGAAGACTCCAAG GAACAGCTCTGCTTCTCCTTGTTGGCCCTCTATGAATCTGTACAGAATGGAACCAGAGTTAGACAGCCCCCACCTCATCTCACGGGGGGTAAAATCTACAAGGTGTGCCCCCATCAG GTGATCTGTGGCTCCAAGTATCTCGTGCGGGGCGAAAGTGCCCGCGACCATGTGGATCTGCTGGTCTCTTCCCGCCATTGGCCACCTGTCTACGTGGTAGACATGGCCACACCAGTGGCCCTGTGTGCTGACCTCTGCTACCCAGAGCTGACCAACCAGATGTGGGGGAGGAACCAGGGCTGCTTCTCTAGTCCTGCGGAGCCACCTGTG aGCGTATCCTGCCCAGAGCTCTTGGACCAGCATTATACTGTGGACGTGATGGAGGCTGAGCACTCCGTCCAGCACCCGGCCACCAAGACTGCCGCACGGCACATCGTCCATATAGACACACAGTCCAGTCTTGGTGACCCCAGTACTGGGCACCACTCTTCAGCCCTATGCCCTGAGTTAGCACCCTACGCAGCCATCCTGGCCTCCATTGCAGACAGCAAACCAAACAGTGTCCGCCAGCGGCCCATTGCCTTTGACAATGCCACCCACTATTACCTCTACAACCGCCTCATGGACTTCCTCACCAGCCGCGAAATCGTCAACCGGCAGATCCATGACATCGTGCAGAGCTGCCAGCCTGGCGAGGTGGTCATCCGCGACACCCTCTACCGCCTTGGGGTTGCTCAGATCAAGACAGAGGCTGAGgaagagggtgaggaagaggaggtggCTGCAGTGACAGTATAA
- the HMGXB3 gene encoding HMG domain-containing protein 3 isoform X2, with protein sequence MDASYDGTEVTVVMEEIEEAYCYTSPGPPKKKKKYKIHGEKAKKPRSAYLLYYYDIYLKVQQELPHLPQSEINKKISESWRLLSVAERSYYLEKAKLEKEGLDPNSKLSALTAVVPDIPGFRKILPRSDYIIIPKSSLQEDRNCPQLELCVAQNQISPKGPSLVSSAAPEAVPSHAGMAEQCLAVEALAEEVGALAQPGAVQEIATSEILSQDVLLEEASLEVGESHQPYQTSLVIEETLVNGSPDLPTGSLAMPHPQVGESMSVVTVMRDPSESSSSAPATQFIMLPLPAYSVVENPTSIKLTTTYTRRGHGTCTSPGCSFTYVTRHKPPKCPICGNFLGGKWIPKEKPAKVKVELAPGVSSKGSVVKRNQQPVTTEQNSSKENASKLTLENSEAEAPGNRGTAATKTPVVKNGVPPEVSLGTTENDSPGPDIPPPAERTSTSSPLPAPKKPAGVDPLTPGLRAPELKGKARGKPSLLAAARPMRAILPAPSNVGRGNSMGLSRARQAFPLSDKTPSVRTCGLKPSTLKQLGQPIQQSSHSSEVKLTNGPGSRTSQVKVVEVKPDLFPPYKYSCTVTLDLGLATSRGRGKCKNPSCNYVYTNRHKPRICPSCGFNLAKDRTEKTTKALEVSSPLPDVLSATEPLSLAQREVQRQSTLQLLRKVLQIPENESELAEVFALIHELNSSRLILSNVSEETVTIEQTSWSNYYESPSTQCLLCSSPLFKGGQNSLAGPQECWLLTASRLQVVTAQVKMCLNPHCLALHSFTDIYAGLFNVGNKLLVSLDLLFAIRNQIKLGEDPRVSISTVLKSVQEQTEKTLTLEELSQLQELLCNGYWAFECLTVRDYNDMICGICGVAPKVEMAQRNEENVLALKSVEFTWPEFLGPSEVNVEDFWATMETEVIEQVAFPASIPITKFDASVIAPFFPPLMRGAVVVNTEKDKNLDVQPVPGHGSALVRLLHEGTCKLEEIGSYSEEELRHLLSQCGIPFGTEDSKEQLCFSLLALYESVQNGTRVRQPPPHLTGGKIYKVCPHQVICGSKYLVRGESARDHVDLLVSSRHWPPVYVVDMATPVALCADLCYPELTNQMWGRNQGCFSSPAEPPVSVSCPELLDQHYTVDVMEAEHSVQHPATKTAARHIVHIDTQSSLGDPSTGHHSSALCPELAPYAAILASIADSKPNSVRQRPIAFDNATHYYLYNRLMDFLTSREIVNRQIHDIVQSCQPGEVVIRDTLYRLGVAQIKTEAEEEGEEEEVAAVTV encoded by the exons AACTCTAAGCTCTCTGCACTGACTGCTGTGGTTCCGGACATCCCAGGTTTCCGCAAGATCCTCCCCCGCTCAGATTACATCATCATCCCCAAGAGCAGCCTACAGGAGGATCGGAACTGCCCTCAGCTAGAGCTTTGTGTGGCCCAGAACCAGATATCCCCTAAAGGGCCATCTCTTGTGTCCAGTGCTGCCCCGGAGGCAGTGCCCAGCCATGCAGGCATGGCAGAGCAGTGCCTGGCTGTGGAGGCCCTAGCTGAGGAGGTGGGAGCCCTTGCCCAGCCAGGTGCTGTACAAGAGATCGCTACCTCAGAGATCCTCAGCCAGGATGTGCTCCTGGAGGAGGCTTCCCTGGAGGTAGGAGAGAGCCACCAACCGTACCAGACAAGCCTGGTGATTGAAGAGACCTTAGTGAACGGCTCACCAGACCTCCCCACCGGAAGCCTGGCTATGCCCCACCCCCAGGTTGGGGAGAGCATGTCAGTGGTAACTGTCATGAGG GATCCCAGTGAGAGTAGCTCCTCTGCGCCAGCCACGCAGTTCATCATGTTGCCTCTTCCTGCCTACTCAGTTGTGGAGAACCCCACCTCCATCAAACTG ACCACTACATACACCCGCCGGGGCCATGGGACATGCACCAGCCCAGGTTGCTCCTTTACCTATGTCACCAGGCAcaaaccacccaagtgccctatcTGTGGTAACTTCCTAGGAGGGAAGTGGATCCCAAAG gaaaagccAGCCAAAGTCAAAGTGGAATTGGCTCCTGGTGTCTCCTCCAAAGGTTCGGTGGTTAAAAGAAATCAGCAGCCTGTCACCACTGAGCAAAACTCCTCTAAGGAAAATGCCTCCAAACTGACTCTGGAGAACTCAGAAGCT GAAGCTCCTGGGAATCGTGGTACGGCAGCCACGAAGACGCCGGTGGTCAAGAACGGTGTGCCGCCTGAGGTCTCTCTGGGGACAACTGAGAATgacagtccaggaccagacatACCACCACCAGCTGAGAGGACCAGCACCTCCagtcctctccctgctcccaaaAAGCCTGCAGG agttgaCCCGCTCACCCCTGGGCTCAGAGCCCCTGAGCTTAAGGGCAAAGCTCGGGGCAAGCCCTCATTACTGGCTGCGGCAAGACCCATGAGAGCAATCCTCCCAGCCCCATCTAATGTGGGCCGAGGCAACAGCATGGGACTGTCCAGGGCCAGGCAGGCCTTTCCCCTGAGTG ATAAAACCCCCTCTGTGAGGACTTGTGGCCTGAAGCCAAGCACGCTGAAGCAGCTGGGCCAGCCAATCCAACAGTCATCACACAGCAGCGAAGTGAAG CTAACAAATGGCCCGGGCAGTCGGACGTCACAAGTAAAAGTTGTAGAAGTCAAGCCTGATCTGTTTCCTCCATACAAGTACAGCTGCACTGTAACGCTG gaTTTGGGCCTCGCTACTTCAAGAGGCCGGGGAAAGTGCAAGAATCCCTCTTGTAACTACGTCTACACCAACCGACATAAACCGCGGATTTGTCCCAGCTGTGGTTTTAACCTTGCTAAAGACCGGACTGAGAAAACCACCAAGGCTCTT GAGGTCAGCTCACCGCTCCCAGATGTGCTGAGTGCCACAGAGCCCCTGAGCCTGGCCCAGAGGGAGGTCCAGCGCCAGTCCACTCTGCAGCTGCTGCGCAAAGTCCTGCAGATTCCTGAGAACGAGTCTGAGCTGGCTGAGGTCTTCGCCTTGATTCACGAACTCAACAGCTCTCGACTCATTCTGTCCAACGTGAGTGAAGAGACGGTCACCATCGAGCAGACCTCTTGGTCGAATTATTATGAGTCTCCGTCCACGCAGTGCCTACTCTGTAGCAGCCCATTATTCAAAGGGGGACAAAA CTCCCTGGCCGGGCCCCAGGAGTGCTGGCTGCTGACAGCCAGCCGGCTACAGGTGGTGACTGCCCAGGTGAAGATGTGTCTGAACCCTCATTGTCTGGCCCTGCACAGCTTCACGGACATCTATGCAG GTCTCTTTAATGTGGGGAACAAGCTACTAGTGAGCCTGGACTTGCTCTTTGCAATCCGAAACCAGATCAAGTTGGGGGAGGACCCCAGAGTGTCCATCAGCACTGTTCTGAAGTCAGTGCAGGAGCAGACAG AAAAGACCCTGACCTTGGAGGAGCTGAGCCAGCTGCAGGAGCTGCTGTGCAATGGCTATTGGGCTTTCGAGTGCCTCACTGTCCGAGACTACAATGACATGATCTGTGGCATCTGTGGTGTGGCTCCCAAAGTGGAAATGGCCCAgaggaatgaagaaaatgtgttgGCACTGAAGAGTGTGGAA TTCACCTGGCCCGAGTTCTTGGGCCCTAGTGAGGTAAACGTGGAGGACTTTTGGGCCACAATGGAGACAGAGGTGATTGAGCAGGTGGCCTTCCCTGCCAGCATCCCTATCACCAAGTTTGATGCGTCTGTTATTGCCCCCTTCTTTCCACCGCTCATGAGAGGAGCTGTGGTCGTCaacactgagaaagacaaaaacctgGATGTGCAGCCAGTACCTG GCCATGGCAGTGCCTTGGTGAGGCTACTCCACGAGGGCACCTGCAAGCTTGAGGAGATTGGCTCCTACAGTGAGGAGGAGCTACGGCACTTGCTGAGTCAGTGTGGCATCCCCTTTGGGACAGAAGACTCCAAG GAACAGCTCTGCTTCTCCTTGTTGGCCCTCTATGAATCTGTACAGAATGGAACCAGAGTTAGACAGCCCCCACCTCATCTCACGGGGGGTAAAATCTACAAGGTGTGCCCCCATCAG GTGATCTGTGGCTCCAAGTATCTCGTGCGGGGCGAAAGTGCCCGCGACCATGTGGATCTGCTGGTCTCTTCCCGCCATTGGCCACCTGTCTACGTGGTAGACATGGCCACACCAGTGGCCCTGTGTGCTGACCTCTGCTACCCAGAGCTGACCAACCAGATGTGGGGGAGGAACCAGGGCTGCTTCTCTAGTCCTGCGGAGCCACCTGTG aGCGTATCCTGCCCAGAGCTCTTGGACCAGCATTATACTGTGGACGTGATGGAGGCTGAGCACTCCGTCCAGCACCCGGCCACCAAGACTGCCGCACGGCACATCGTCCATATAGACACACAGTCCAGTCTTGGTGACCCCAGTACTGGGCACCACTCTTCAGCCCTATGCCCTGAGTTAGCACCCTACGCAGCCATCCTGGCCTCCATTGCAGACAGCAAACCAAACAGTGTCCGCCAGCGGCCCATTGCCTTTGACAATGCCACCCACTATTACCTCTACAACCGCCTCATGGACTTCCTCACCAGCCGCGAAATCGTCAACCGGCAGATCCATGACATCGTGCAGAGCTGCCAGCCTGGCGAGGTGGTCATCCGCGACACCCTCTACCGCCTTGGGGTTGCTCAGATCAAGACAGAGGCTGAGgaagagggtgaggaagaggaggtggCTGCAGTGACAGTATAA